One Isoptericola dokdonensis DS-3 genomic window, AAGCGCGAACGGTACTCCGAGATGACCTCTTCGGTCAGCGAGGGGCGCTGTGCGATGAGCACTGGTTTGGTCCTTTCAGTGTGCGTCCGCCATATGACGCATCACGGATCCGCGGGTCACGCGGTCCCGGGCGGGATTCGGTCCACCCGTCCGGGCAGGGGTCCGGCCGGCCGAGCCTGGGCTCAGCCGGCCGGGACACGATCAGACGCGGCGACGCTTGGGCGGGCGGCAGCCGTTGTGCGCCTGCGGGGTCACGTCCTGGATGGAGCCGACCTCGATGCCGGTCGCCTGGAGGGAGCGGATGGCGGTCTCACGACCGGAACCCGGGCCCTTGACGAAGACGTCGACCTTCTTGACGCCGTGCTCCTGAGCGCGGCGGGCGGCCGACTCGGCAGCGAGCTGAGCGGCGTAGGGGGTCGACTTGCGCGAGCCCTTGAAGCCGACGTGGCCGGCGGAGGCCCACGAGATCACGGCGCCCGACGGGTCGGTGATCGACACGATCGTGTTGTTGAAGGTGCTCTTGATGTGCGCCTGGCCGAGCGGGACGTTCTTCTTGTCCTTGCGGCGCGGCTTGCGCGAAGCGGCGGAGCGAGTCTTGGGAGGCATGTGCTTGGTATCTCCTGGTCTGAGGTCGTCGGACCGGGGCGGACGTCAGCGACGCTGGTCCGCTCCACGGACTGCTGACGTCAGCGGGCCTTCTTCTTGCCCGCGACGGTGCGCTTCTTGCCCTTGCGGGTACGCGCGTTGGTCTTGGTGCGCTGACCGCGCACCGGCAGCCCGCGACGGTGACGCAGACCCTGGTAGGTGCCGATCTCGACCTTGCGGCGGATGTCGGCGGCGACCTCACGGCGGAGGTCACCCTCGAGCTGGAAGTTGCCCTCCAGGAAGTCGCGCAGCGAGACGAGCTCGGCGTCGCCGAGGTCCTTCACGCGCGTGTCCGCCGAGATGCCCGTCGCGGCGAGAGCCTGCTCCGAGCGGGTACGGCCGACGCCATAGATGTAGGTGAGCGCGACCACGACCCGCTTGTCACGGGGGAGGTCGACGCCGATAAGACGTGCCATGTGCCTTCCGGCTCCTGTACTTCGTCCAGAGGTCTTCGCACCTGCCTCCCGCGGGATCGCGGGCCCCGGCCCCTGGACCGAGGGTTCCCCTGCCGGTGAGGCAGGTTCGTGCTGGTGCGCTGGTGGCGTCAGCCCGGAGGCTGGACGCAGGTGGTGCGAGGGCTCAGCCCTGACGCTGCTTGTGGCGCAGGTTCTCGCAGATCACCATGACGCGACCGTGCCGGCGAATCACCTTGCACTTGTCGCAGATCTTCTTGACGCTCGGCTTGACCTTCATCAGTGTTCCTCCGCCGCCTCCTGAGTACCGGTCAGGGACCGGGTGCGCAGGCGGCGATGTCGATCGGGTGGGGGATGACGACTACTTGTAGCGGTAGACGATCCGGCCACGGGACAGGTCGTACGGGCTCAGCTCCACCACGACCCGGTCCTCGGGGAGGATCCGGATGTAGTGCTGACGCATCTTGCCCGAGATGTGGGCGAGGACCTTGTGACCGTTGGCCAGCTCCACGCGGAACATCGCGTTCGGCAGAGCCTCGATCACGCTGCCCTCGATCTCGATGACACCGTCCTTTTTTGCCATGTCCTCCGCTAACTCTCGTCTGTGTCTTTCGACGGACTGCACCCACGGCCTCGAACCCGCTGCGGCAGACCGCAGGGAGTCTCGGGGACGTGGGTCGTGTGCTTCCGCTCGCCCTGATGCCGACCTCGGTCCTCGCGATCTCTCGCAGGAGTGCCAAGGACGAGCGCTCACGAACGGACTACACCCGACTGACCATCGTACTCCATCGGATCGGTCGGGCAAGCCGGTGCTACGTCACACCCGTCGCGGGGTCACGCGAGCCCGTCCAGCGCGACCGGCGTCACGCCGAAGGGCTCCAGACCTGCGGCGCCGAGGTCCGGCGCCGTCAGGACCGCGACGCCGGACTCGAGGACGGCCACCGAGTGCTCCCAGTGGGCCGCCCGGGAGCCGTCGACCGTCACGACCGTCCAGTCGTCGGCCAGCACCCGGGTGTCGGCGGACCCCCGGGTGACCATCGGCTCGATCGCCAGGCACATCCCGGGGCGCACGCGCGGCCCCCGGTCCCCCGACGCCCGGTAGTTGAGGACGTCCGGCGGCTGGTGCATCGCCGACCCGATCCCGTGGCCCGTGTAGTCCTCCACGATGCCGAGCTCGGTGCCGTGCAGGTCGCCGGCCAGCTCGACGGCGGCCTCCACCGCGTCCCCGACCTCGCCGACGCGCCGTGCGCCCGCGAGGGCGGCGATCCCCGCCCACATCGACGTCCGCGTGGCCTGCACCAGCAGCACGTCGCCGGGGTCGAACCCCTCCCCCGCGTCCTCGGGGTCGTGGGCGCCGTCCTCGCCGAGCAGGAACGTCACGGCCGAGTCGCCGTGCCAGCCGTCCACGATCGCGCCGCAGTCGACCGAGACGACGTCACCCGCTGCCAGCACCCGGTCGCCGGGGATGCCGTGCACGACCTCCTCGTTGACCGACGTGCAGATCGTCGCGGGGAAGCCGTGGTAGCCGAGGAACGACGGATCCGCGCCGGCCGCGCCGATGACGCCGGCCGCGACGGCGTCCAGGTCCGCCGTCGTCATCCCCGGGCGGGCCGCGGCCCGCACCGCCGCCAGCGCGTCGGCGACCACCAGGCCGGCACGGCGCATGAGCAGCACCTGGTCGAGCGACTTCAGCTCGACCTTGTCACGGGACAGGAACACGGCACTCCTCGGGGCGCAGCACGACGCCGCCCCGCGCGAGGCGGGACGGCGTCGTGGTGATGACGGTGACGGGCACACCTCAGCCGAGCTGCTGCGCGAGCCCCGCGACGATGCGGTCGGTGACGTCGGTGATCTCACCGATGCCGTCGACCTGCACGAGCAGGTCCCGCGCGGCGTAGGCCGCCGTCAGCGGGGCGGTCTCGGCGTCGTAGATGTCCAGGCGGCGCGCGATGGCGTCCGGGGTGTCGTCCTCACGGCCCTCGATCTCGGCCCGCTTGGCGATGCGCGCGAGCAGCTCGTCGCGGTCCGCGGTGAGCTCGATGACGCCGTCGAGGTCCCAGCCGAGGTCGGTGAGGATCCCGTCGAGCGCCTCGACCTGGTGCGCGTTGCGCGGGTACCCGTCGAGGAGGAAGCCGGCCTGGACGTCGTCCTCGCCGAGACGGTCGCGGACCATCGAGTCCGTGACCTCGTCGGGGACGAGCTCGCCCTTGGCGGAGTACTCCTGCGCCAGCCGGCCGAGCTCCGTGCCGCCCTTGATGTTGGCCCGGAAGATGTCACCCGTCGAGATCGCCGGGATGCCGAACACCTCGGCGAGGCGAGCGGCCTGCGTGCCCTTGCCCGCGCCCTGCGGCCCCATGATCACGAGGCGCGTGACCCGCCCCTCGGCGTTCGGGGTGCCGTGGAGCTCACGACGGGTGGTCGGGGTGGTGGACTCGGTCAACGGAGGAACCCTTCGTAGTGTCGCTGCTGGAGCTGAGCATTGACCTGCTTCACGAACTCCAGGCCCACACCGACGATGATGAGGATCGAGGTGCCGCCGAACGGGATGTTCGTGGTGACCCCGAGGATCACCAGCACCAGCGTCGGGATGAGGGCGACGACGGCGAGATAGAGCGCGCCGGCGGACGTGATGCGGGTGATCACGAAGTCCAGGTACTCGGCGGTGGGCCGACCGGCGCGGATACCGGGGATGAAGCCCCCGTACTTCTTCATGTTGTCCGCGACCTCGTCCGGGTTGAACGTGATCGACGTGTAGAAGAAGGCGAAGAAGATGATCATCGCGATGTAGATCACGATGTACAGGCCCTGGTCCTGCTGGGCCAGGTTGTTCGAGATCCAGATGACCCAGTCGGCGCTCTGGTCGCCGAACTGGGCGAGCAGCGCCGGGATGGCGAGGATCGACGCGGCGAAGATGACGGGGATGACGCCCGCCATGTTGATCTTGATCGGGATGTACGTGCTCGTCCCGCCGTACATGCGCCGGCCGACCATGCGCTTCGCGTACTGCACCGGGATCCGGCGCTGCGACTGCTCGACGAAGACGACCATCGCGATGACCAGGACGATCATGATCAGCACGATGATGAAGTTGAGGACGCCGTTCGCGCCGCCCGCGATCGACCAGAGGGCCGTCGGGAAGCTCGCGACGATCGACGTGAAGATGAGCAGCGACATGCCGTTGCCGATGCCGCGCTCGGTGATGAGCTCGCCGAGCCACATGACCAGGCCGGTGCCGGCGGTCATCGTCAGCACCATGAGCGCCGCGGTCATGAACCGGTCGTCGACGACCACGTCGAGGCCGCAGCCCGGGAACAGCAGCCCCGTGCGCGCCGTCGTGATGATGGTCGTGGACTGCAGGATCGCCAGGGCGATCGTCAGGTAGCGGGTGTACTGCGTGAGCTTCGCCTGCCCCGACTGGCCCTCCTTGTGCAGGGCCTCGAACCGCGGGATGACGACCCGCAGGAGCTGCACGATGATGCTGGCCGTGATGTAGGGCATGATCCCGAGCGCGAAGATCGACAGCTGCAGCAGCGCACCGCCGCTGAAGGTGTTGACGAGCCCGAGCAGCGACGTGCTGTCCTCCAGCACCGCCGCGCACTGCTGCACGTTGACGTAGTCCACGCCCGGCGCCGGGATGAACGACCCCACCCGGAACAGCGCCATGATCGCGATCGTGAACAGCAGCTTGCGCCGCAGGTCCGGTGTCCGGAAAGCCCGGCCGAATGCGCTGAGCACCTATCCTCCTGACCCGCCTGGGCGGGGTGTCGTGTCGCCGACGGAGCCGGCGAGGTGTGGGGCGCGTCGTCGCGGAGTCACCGCGGCGCCGACGTCCCGGGTCGGTCGTGGTCCGGTCGGGGGGTTCCCGACGGCCCCGCACACACGCTGCGCGGAACGGACCGTGACGGATTCTACGTGCCTCAGGGAGTGACCCGGGCCACTGTCGTCCGCTGGCAACCTAGCAGACCGGCAGGGCGCCGTCCGGCGCCGGGGCGCCGCACGACGGCCGTCACCGGCCCGGACAGCACGCAGGGCCGGCGGCGCATGCGCACCACCGGCCCTGCGTCCGTTCTCAGTCCTCGGAGACCGAGCCGCCGGCCGCCAGGATCTTGTCCTTGGCAGAGCCGGACAGCGCGTCGACCGCGACGTCCAGCTTGACGGTGATCTCACCCGTGCCGAGCACCTTCACCGGCTGGCCCTTGCGGACCGCGCCCTTGGCGACGAGGTCCTCGACGGTGACGGAGCCACCCTCGGGGTACAGCGCGGCGAGCTTGTCCAGGTTCACGACCTGGAACTCGACGCGGAACGGGTTCTTGAACCCGCGCAGCTTCGGGAGGCGCATGTGCAGAGGCATCTGCCCACCCTCGAAGCGTGCGGGGACCTGGTAGCGAGCCTTCGTACCCTTGGTACCGCGACCTGCCGTCTTGCCCTTCGACGCCTCACCACGACCCACACGGGTCTTGGCCTTCTTGGCGCCGGGAGCCGGACGCAGGTGGTGCACCTTGAGCGGCTGCACCTTCTCGGTGTTGTCAGCCATTGTCAGTCGACCTCCTCGACGGTGACGAGATGCGCCACCGTGGCGACCATGCCGCGGATCTCCGGACGGTCTTCCTTCACGGCGGTGTCGCCGATCCGCTTGAGACCGAGGGTCCGCAGCGTGTCACGCTGGTTCTGCTTGCCGCCGATGGCGGACCGGGTCTGGGTGACCTTCAGACGAGCCATCACGCACCCACCTTCTCGTCAGCCTTCTTCGCGGCCTTGTCGGCGAGGCCCGCGGCCTGGGCACGCAGGAGGGAGGCCGGGGCCACGTCCTCCAGCGGCAGACCACGACGGGCGGCGACGGCGGCCGGCTCCTCGAGACCCTTGAGGGCCTCGACGGTGGCGTGCACGATGTTGATCGCGTTCGACGAGCCGAGCGACTTGCTCAGCACGTCGTGGATGCCCGCGCACTCCAGCACGGCGCGCACCGGACCACCGGCGATCACACCGGTACCCGGCGAGGCCGGACGGAGGAAGACCACGCCGGCGGCCTTCTCACCCTGGATGGGGTGCGGGATGGTGCCCTGGATGCGGGGGACGCGGAAGAAGTTCTTCTTCGCCTCCTCGACGCCCTTGGCGATCGCCGCGGGCACCTCCTTGGCCTTCCCGTAGCCGACACCGACGGTGCCGTCGCCGTCGCCCACCACGACCAGCGCGGTGAAGCTGAAGCGGCGGCCGCCCTTGACGACCTTGGACACGCGGTTGATGGTGACGACGCGCTCGACGAACGCGCTCTTCTCCTCACCGCGGGGGTTGCGGCGGTCGTCGCGCCGGTTGGACCGACGACCGTCGTTCTTGGACTCGTTGGCGCCCTGGGGGGCGCCGGTGTTGCGCTGCCCTGCAGCCATCAGAGGATCCTCATCTTCCGTGCGTACGTCGTGTCGATCACAGCGCCAGACCGCCTTCGCGGGCGCCGTCGGCGACCGCAGCCACCCGGCCGTGGTACTTGTTGCCACCACGGTCGAAGACGACGGACTCGATGCCGGCGGCCTTGGCACGCTCGGCGACGAGCTCGCCCACCTTGCGGGCCTTGGCGGTCTTGTCGCCGTCCAGCGCACGCAGGTCGGCCTCGAGCGTCGAGGCGGAAGCCAGGGTCTTGCCGACCGTGTCGTCCACGACCTGCGCCACCATGTGACGCGACGAACGGGTCACGACGAGGCGCGGACGCACCCCGGTGCCCTTGATCTTCTTGCGGAGGCGAAGGTGGCGGCGCTGGCGAGCGACGGACTTGCCCTTGCCCAGAATCTTGAGAGCCATCACTTACCAGCCTTTCCGACCTTGCGACGGACGACCTCGTCGGCGTAGCGCACACCCTTGCCCTTGTAGGGCTCGGGCTTGCGGATCTTGCGGATGTTCGCAGCGACCTCGCCGACCTGCTGCTTGTCGATGCCGGCCACGGTGAACTTCGTCGGGGACTCCACCGTGAAGGTGATGCCCTCCGGCGCGGCGATCTGGACCGGGTGCGAGAAGCCGAGGGCGAACTCGAGGTCCGAGCCCTTGGCGGTCACGCGGTAACCGGTGCCGACGATCTCGAGCTTCTTGGCGTAGCCGTCGGTCACACCGGTGATCATGTTGGCCAGAAGCGTGCGGGTCAGGCCGTGCAGGGCACGCGACTTCCGCTCGTCGTCGGGGCGCGAGACCTTGAGGGTCCCGTCCTCCTCGGCGACGGTGATGGGGGTGGCGACGGTGTGCTCGAGAGAACCCTTGGGGCCCTTCACGGTCACGAGCGCGCCGCTGATGGTGACGTCCACGCCGGCCGGGACCGGAACGGGGAGCTTGCCGATTCGAGACATTGGCGTCTCTCCTTTCCGATTACCAGACGTAGGCGATGACTTCGCCGCCCACACCCTTGGCCTGGGCCTGACGGTCCGTCAGGAGGCCGGAAGAGGTGGACAGGATGGCAACGCCGAGGCCGCCGAGGACCTTGGGCAGGTTGGTGGACTTCGCGTAGACACGCAGGCCGGGCTTGGACACGCGGCGGACGCCGGTCAGGGCGCGCTCACGGCTCGGGCCGTACTTGAGGTCGATGGTGAGGTTCTGCCCCACCGTCGCGTCCTCGACGGACCAGCCGGCGATGTAGCCCTCGGCCTGGAGGATGTCGGCGATACGCGACTTCAGCTTCGAGAACGGCATGGTGACCGTGTCGTGGTGCGCCGAGTTCGCGTTACGCAGACGCGTCAGCATGTCTGCGATCGGGTCGGTCATAGTCATCGGGCTCTAGCCCTTCCTCGCCGGGGTATCCGTGCGGTGCTCGTCGAGCACCGCACGGACCTACGGCGTAGTTGTTTTACCAGCTGCTCTTGGTGACGCCGGGGAGCTCGCCACGGTGGGCCATCTCCCGCAGGCAGATGCGGCACAGGCCGAACTTGCGGTACACCGAGTGCGGACGACCGCACCGCTGGCACCGCGTGTAGGCGCGCACGGCGAACTTCGGCTTGGCGTTCGCCTTGTTGATCAGGGCCTTCTTCGCCATGTCAGTTCTCCTTGAAGGGGAAGCCGAGACGGCGCAGCAGGGAGCGGCCCTCGTCGTCGGTCGTCGCCGTCGTCACGATCGTGATGTCCATACCGCGGACACGGTCGATCTTGTCCTGGTCGATCTCGTGGAACATCGACTGCTCCGTGAGGCCGAACGTGTAGTTGCCGTGCCCGTCGAACTGCTTCGGGCTCAGACCACGGAAGTCGCGGATGCGAGGCAGCGCGGTCGACAGCAGACGGTCGAGGAACTCCCACATGCGGTCGCCGCGCAGCGTGACGTGCGCGCCGATCGGCATGCCCTCACGCAGCTTGAACTGCGCGATGGACTTCTTGGCGCGGTTGACCTGCGGCTTCTGACCGGTGATGGCGGTCAGGTCGCGGATCGCGCCCTCGATCAGCTTCGAGTCCTTGGCCGCGTCACCGACACCCATGTTGACGACGATCTTCGTCAGACCGGCGACCTGCTGGACGTTGGCGTGGCCGAACTCCTCGAGGAGCGCGGAGAGGATCTCCTCGCGGTACTTCTGCTTGAGGCGCGGCAGGGCCGGGGCCTCGAGAGTCGTCTCGGTCATCAGATGTCCTTCCCGGAACGCTTCGCGACGCGGACGCGCACCGTGCGGGTGCGACCGTCCTGCTCGACCTGCTCGGAGCGGAACCCGACGCGGGTGCCCTTCTTCGTCTCCGGGTCAACCAGCATCACGTTCGACACGTGGATCGGCGCCTCGACGGTCTCGATGCCACCCGTGCGGGTGCCACGAGCCGACTGGCCGGCCTTGACGTGCTTGGTGACGCGCTGGACGCCCTCGACGATGACACGGTCGGAGTCCTTGAGGACCTCGAGCACGCGACCGGTGAGGCCCTTGTCGCGACCGGCGATGACGATCACCTGGTCGCCCTTCTTGATCTTGGCCATGGTCAGAGCACCTCCGGTGCGAGCGAGATGATCTTCATGAACTTCTTGTCGCGCAGCTCGCGGCCGACCGGCCCGAAGATGCGCGTGCCACGCGGCTCGCCCTCGTTCTTGAGGATGACGGCGGCGTTCTCGTCGAACTTGATGTAGGAACCGTCGGGACGACGGCGCTCCTTGACGGTCCGGACGACGACCGCCTTGACGACGTCACCCTTCTTCACGTTGCCGCCCGGGATCGCGTCCTTGACGGTGGCGACGATGGTGTCGCCGATACCGGCGTAGCGACGGCCGGAGCCACCGAGAACACGGATGCAGAGAATCTCCTTGGCACCCGTGTTGTCGGCGACACGCAGTCGCGACTCCTGCTGGATCATCGATTGATCTCCTGTCGTCGAGCTGGTTCTCGGCCCGGGAGGTCCCGGGCGAGCCTTGCCGAACGGATAGTTGCTGTGGTGGGGGGCCGGTGCATACGTGTGTCACACCGGCGCCCCACCGGGGAAGGTCGAGTGCTTACTTGGCCTTCTCGAGGATCTCCACCAGGCGCCACCGCTTGGTCGCGGACAGCGGGCGGGTCTCCATGATGACGACCAGGTCGCCGATGCCGGCGGTGTTCTGCTCGTCGTGCGCCTTCACCTTGTTGGTGCGACGCATGACCTTGCCGTAGAGGGGGTGCTTCACACGGTCCTCGACCGCGACGACGATGGTCTTCTCCATCTTGTCGCTGACGACGTAACCGCGACGCACCTTGCGGGAAGCCCGCTCCTCGGTGGTCACCGTGTCGGTGTTCTCGCTCATCAGTGCCTCACTCACTCACGCTCGGGGCCGTACGGATGCCGAGCTCGCGCTCACGCAGGACCGTGTAGATCCGCGAGATGTCACGCTTGACCGCCTTGAGACGGCCGTGCGACTCGAGCTGGCCGGTGGCCGCCTGGAAGCGGAGGTTGAAGAGCTCCTCCTTGGCCTCCTTGACCTTCGCGACGAGCGTCTCGTCGTCGAAGCCGTCGAGGTCGGCCGGGGCCAGGCCCTGGGTTCCGATAGCCATCAGTTCGCACCACCCTCGCGCACCACGAAACGGCACTTCATCGGGAGCTTGTGCATCGCGCGGCGCATGGCCTCGCGAGCGAGCTCCTCGGGGACACCGGCCAGCTCGAAGACGATGCGGCCGGGCTTGACGTTGGCGACCCACCACTCGGGGGAACCCTTACCGGAACCCATGCGGGTCTCGGCGGGCTTCTTCGTGAGGGGACGGTCCGGGTAGATGTTGATCCAGACCTTGCCGCCACGCTTGATGTGGCGGGTCATCGCGATACGAGCAGCCTCGATCTGGCGGTTCGTGACGTAGGCGGGCTCGAGAGCCTGGATGCCGAAGTCACCGAACGAGATCGTGGTGCCACCCTTGGCAGCGCCGGAGCGCTTCGGGTGGTGCTGCTTGCGGTGCTTGAGCCTGCGGGGGATCAGCATGACTCAGGCCTCCGTTCCGGACTCGGGCGCTGCGGCCTGCTCGGCCGGCGCGTCGGTCGCGGCAGGGGCGTCGGCAGACTGACGCTGCGGGCGCTCGGTACGACGACCGGCACCACCACGACGCTCGCCACCGCGCTCGCCACGGGGCCCACGGCCCTGGCGGGGAGCGGCGGTCGCCTGCTGCGCGGCGAACTCCTTCTCGGTGAGGTCGCCCTTGTAGATCCAGACCTTCACGCCGATGCGGCCGAAGGTCGTGCGGGCCTCGAAGAAGCCGTAGTCGATGTTCGCGCGAAGGGTGTGCAGCGGCACGCGACCCTCGCGGTAGAACTCCGACCGGCTCATCTCGGCGCCGCCGAGACGACCCGAGACCTGCACGCGGATGCCCTTCGCGCCGGCGCGCTGCGCGGACTGGATGCCCTTGCGCATGGCACGACGGAAGGAGACACGGCTCGCGAGCTGCTCGGCGATGCCCTGCGCGACCAGCTGCGACTCGATCTCGGCGTTCTTGACCTCGAGGATGTTGAGCTGCACCTGCTTGCCGGTGAGCTTCTCGAGCTCGCCGCGGATGCGGTCGGCCTCGGCGCCACGACGGCCGATGACGATGCCCGGGCGCGCCGTGTGGATGTCCACGCGGACGCGGTCGCGGGTGCGCTCGATCTCGACCTTGGCGATGCCGGCCCGCTCGAGGCCGGTGCTCATCAGCTTGCGGATCTCGACGTCCTCGCGGACGTAGTCGCGGTACCGCTGACCGGGCTTGGTGCTGTCGGCGAACCAGCGCGACCGGTGGTCGGTGGTGATGCCGAGGCGGTACCCGTGCGGGTGAATCTTCTGCCCCACTATCGGGCCCCTTCCTTCTGCTCACGCGGTGCGACGACCACGGTGATGTGGCTGGTGCGCTTGAGGATCTGGCTCGCACGCCCCTGGGCCCGCGGACGGAACCGCTTGAGCGTCGGGCCCTCGTCCACGAACGCCGCCGAGACGAAGAGCTCCGTCTCGTCGAAGCGCTCGCTCGCGCGGTCGGCCTTCACCCGGGCGTTCGCCACCGCGGACTCGACGACCTTCAGCACCGGCTCGCTCGCCGCCTGCGGCGCGAACTTCAGCACCGCGACGGCCTCGGCGGCCTGCTTGCCACGGATGAGGTCCACGACGCGCCGGGCCTTCTGGGGCGTGACACGGACGAACCGCGCCTGCGCCTTGGCTTCCATTGCTGTCCTGCTTCCTTTTCTCAGACAGTCCAGATCGCTACCACTGACCCGAGGTCAGCGGCGGCGACCCTTCTTGTCGTCCTTCACGTGGCCGCGGAAGGTCCGCGTAGGGGCGAACTCGCCCAGCTTGTGCCCGACCATCGACTCGGTCACGAAGACCGGGACGTGCTTGCGACCGTCGTGCACGGCAAAGGTGTGACCGAGGAAGTCGGGCGTGATGACCGACCGGCGGGACCAGGTCTTGATGACGTTCTTGGTCCCCTTCTCGTTCTGGACGTCCACCTTCTTCTGGAGGTGGCCATCGATGAAGGGGCCCTTCTTCAGGCTACGAGGCATCTGTCAGGCTCCTTGTCAGCGCTTCTTGCCGGTGCGACGACGGCGGACGATCAGCCGGTCGCTGGACTTGTTGGGGCGGCGGGTGCGGCCCTCGGGCTTGCCCCACGGGCTGACCGGGTGGCGACCACCGGAGGTCTTGCCCTCGCCACCACCGTGCGGGTGGTCGACCGGGTTCATGACGACACCACGCACGGTCGGGCGGACGCCCTTCCAGCGCATGCGGCCGGCCTTGCCCCAGTTGATGTTCGACTGCTCGGCGTTGCCCACCTCGCCGACCGTGGCGCGGCAGCGCAGGTCGACGTTGCGGATCTCGCCGGACGGCATGCGCAGCTGCGCGTACGGGCCGTCCTTCGCGACGAGCTGCACCGAGGCACCCGCGGAGCGGGCGATCTTGGCGCCGCCACCGGGGCGGAGCTCGACGGCGTGGATGACGGTACCCGTCGGGATGTTGCGCAGCGGCAGGTTGTTGCCGGGCTTGATGTCGGCGCCGGCGCCGGCCTCGACCACGTCACCCTGGGACAGCTTGTTCGGCGCGATGATGTAGCGCTTGGTGCCGTCCGCGTAGTGCAGGAGCGCGATGCGCGCCGTGCGGTTGGGGTCGTACTCGATGTGCGCGACCTTGGCGGGCACGCCGTCCTTGTCGTGGCGACGGAAGTCGATCACGCGGTACGCACGCTTGTGGCCACCACCCTTGTGACGGGTGGTGATGCGACCGGAGTTGTTGCGACCGCCGGTCTTCGACAGCGGGCGAACCAGCGACTTCTCCGGCTGCGAGCGAGTGATCTCGACGAAGTCGGCGACGCTCGAGCCGCGACGGCCAGGCGTTGTCGGCTTGTGCTTACGGATTCCCATGGAAGTAGTCCTCGATCTGCTCTCGTCCGGGTCAGCCGACCGGACCGCCGAAGATGTCGATCGAACCCTCGCGGAGGGTGACGATCGCACGCTTCGTGTCCTTGCGCTTGCCCAGGCCGTAGCGCGTACGACGCGCCTTGCCCTTGCGGTTGATCGTGTTCACCGAGGCGACCTTGACCCCGAAGACCTTCTCGACCGCGATCTTGATCTCGGTCTTGTTGGCGCTCGGGTCCACGACGAAGGTGTACTTGCCCTCGTCGAGGAGGTTGTAGGACTTCTCGGAGACGACCGGCGCGATCAGGATGTCGCGCGGGTCCTTCGTCACGGCGGTCACTTGGTGGCCTCCTCGGTCTTCGGCGCGAGGAACGCGGCGAGCGCGTCCTGCGTGAAGACGACGTCGTCGGAGACGAGGACGTCGTACGTGTTCAGCTGGTCCGCGCTGAGCAGGTGGACCTGCTCGAGGTTGCGGAGCGACTTGATGGTCAGCTCGTCCGAGCGCTCGGTGACGACCAGCACGTGGGTGCGGGAGGTCAGCGCGGCGAGCGTGCCGAGCGCGGTCTTGGTCGACGGCGCGCCGTCGAGGCCGAAGCCCGACACGACGTGCACGCGACCGGCGCGAGCGCGGTCGGAGAGGGCGCCACGCAGGGCGGCGGCCTTCATCTTCTTGGGGGTCCGCTGGTCGTAGCTGCGCGGCTGCGGGCCGTGGACGG contains:
- the rplF gene encoding 50S ribosomal protein L6, whose amino-acid sequence is MSRIGKLPVPVPAGVDVTISGALVTVKGPKGSLEHTVATPITVAEEDGTLKVSRPDDERKSRALHGLTRTLLANMITGVTDGYAKKLEIVGTGYRVTAKGSDLEFALGFSHPVQIAAPEGITFTVESPTKFTVAGIDKQQVGEVAANIRKIRKPEPYKGKGVRYADEVVRRKVGKAGK
- the rpsH gene encoding 30S ribosomal protein S8; the protein is MTMTDPIADMLTRLRNANSAHHDTVTMPFSKLKSRIADILQAEGYIAGWSVEDATVGQNLTIDLKYGPSRERALTGVRRVSKPGLRVYAKSTNLPKVLGGLGVAILSTSSGLLTDRQAQAKGVGGEVIAYVW
- a CDS encoding type Z 30S ribosomal protein S14 — translated: MAKKALINKANAKPKFAVRAYTRCQRCGRPHSVYRKFGLCRICLREMAHRGELPGVTKSSW
- the rplE gene encoding 50S ribosomal protein L5, whose protein sequence is MTETTLEAPALPRLKQKYREEILSALLEEFGHANVQQVAGLTKIVVNMGVGDAAKDSKLIEGAIRDLTAITGQKPQVNRAKKSIAQFKLREGMPIGAHVTLRGDRMWEFLDRLLSTALPRIRDFRGLSPKQFDGHGNYTFGLTEQSMFHEIDQDKIDRVRGMDITIVTTATTDDEGRSLLRRLGFPFKEN
- the rplX gene encoding 50S ribosomal protein L24, coding for MAKIKKGDQVIVIAGRDKGLTGRVLEVLKDSDRVIVEGVQRVTKHVKAGQSARGTRTGGIETVEAPIHVSNVMLVDPETKKGTRVGFRSEQVEQDGRTRTVRVRVAKRSGKDI
- the rplN gene encoding 50S ribosomal protein L14, giving the protein MIQQESRLRVADNTGAKEILCIRVLGGSGRRYAGIGDTIVATVKDAIPGGNVKKGDVVKAVVVRTVKERRRPDGSYIKFDENAAVILKNEGEPRGTRIFGPVGRELRDKKFMKIISLAPEVL
- the rpsQ gene encoding 30S ribosomal protein S17, which gives rise to MSENTDTVTTEERASRKVRRGYVVSDKMEKTIVVAVEDRVKHPLYGKVMRRTNKVKAHDEQNTAGIGDLVVIMETRPLSATKRWRLVEILEKAK
- the rpmC gene encoding 50S ribosomal protein L29, translating into MAIGTQGLAPADLDGFDDETLVAKVKEAKEELFNLRFQAATGQLESHGRLKAVKRDISRIYTVLRERELGIRTAPSVSE
- the rplP gene encoding 50S ribosomal protein L16 — protein: MLIPRRLKHRKQHHPKRSGAAKGGTTISFGDFGIQALEPAYVTNRQIEAARIAMTRHIKRGGKVWINIYPDRPLTKKPAETRMGSGKGSPEWWVANVKPGRIVFELAGVPEELAREAMRRAMHKLPMKCRFVVREGGAN
- the rpsC gene encoding 30S ribosomal protein S3, which encodes MGQKIHPHGYRLGITTDHRSRWFADSTKPGQRYRDYVREDVEIRKLMSTGLERAGIAKVEIERTRDRVRVDIHTARPGIVIGRRGAEADRIRGELEKLTGKQVQLNILEVKNAEIESQLVAQGIAEQLASRVSFRRAMRKGIQSAQRAGAKGIRVQVSGRLGGAEMSRSEFYREGRVPLHTLRANIDYGFFEARTTFGRIGVKVWIYKGDLTEKEFAAQQATAAPRQGRGPRGERGGERRGGAGRRTERPQRQSADAPAATDAPAEQAAAPESGTEA
- the rplV gene encoding 50S ribosomal protein L22, with product MEAKAQARFVRVTPQKARRVVDLIRGKQAAEAVAVLKFAPQAASEPVLKVVESAVANARVKADRASERFDETELFVSAAFVDEGPTLKRFRPRAQGRASQILKRTSHITVVVAPREQKEGAR
- the rpsS gene encoding 30S ribosomal protein S19, producing the protein MPRSLKKGPFIDGHLQKKVDVQNEKGTKNVIKTWSRRSVITPDFLGHTFAVHDGRKHVPVFVTESMVGHKLGEFAPTRTFRGHVKDDKKGRRR